The Prionailurus bengalensis isolate Pbe53 chromosome D2, Fcat_Pben_1.1_paternal_pri, whole genome shotgun sequence genome window below encodes:
- the ZDHHC6 gene encoding palmitoyltransferase ZDHHC6 isoform X1, whose amino-acid sequence MGALCSVIKFENLQELKRLCHWGPIIALGVIAICSTMAMIDSVLWYWPLHTTGGSVNFIMLINWTVMILYNYFNAMFIGPGFVPLGWKPENSQDSMYLQYCKVCQAYKAPRSHHCRKCNRCVLKMDHHCPWINNCCGFQNHASFTLFLLLAPLGCIHAAFIFVMTMYTQLYNRLSFGWNTVKIDMSAARRDPLPLIPFGLAAFAATLFALGLALGTTIAVGMLFFIQMKIILRNKTSIESWIEEKAKDRIQYYQLDEVFVFPYDMGSRWKNFKQVFTWSGVPEGDGLAWPIREGCHQYDLTIEQLKQKADKRVRSVRYRVIEDYSGACCPLNKGIKTFFTSPCTEEPRIRLQRGEFILATRGLRYWLYGDKILDDSFVEGVSRIRGWFPRNCVEKCPCDAETDQAPEGEKKNR is encoded by the exons ATGGGTGCACTCTGCTCAGTTATCAAGTTTGAAAATCTCCAAGAATTAAAGAGACTGTGTCACTGGGGTCCCATCATAGCCCTTGGTGTTATAGCAATATGTTCTACGATGGCCATGATTGACTCTGTGTTGTGGTATTGGCCTTTACATACAACTGGAGGAAGCGTGAATTTCATCATGTTGATAAATTGGACTGTCATGATTCTTTATAATTACTTCAATGCCATGTTTATTGGTCCTGGCTTTGTCCCTTTGGGGTGGAAACCG GAAAATTCTCAGGATAGCATGTACCTCCAGTATTGTAAAGTCTGCCAAGCATACAAGGCTCCACGGTCACATCACTGCAGAAAGTGTAACAG ATGTGTGCTGAAGATGGACCATCACTGTCCTTGGATCAACAACTGTTGTGGTTTCCAAAATCATGCTTCGTTCACACTGTTTCTCCTTTTAGCACCGCTGGGTTGTATTCATGCTGCCTTCATTTTTGTTATGACTATGTATACCCAGCTTTATAATCGG CTCTCCTTTGGGTGGAACACGGTAAAGATTGATATGAGTGCGGCCCGCAGAGATCCTCTTCCACTTATTCCCTTTGGATTAGCAGCATTCGCGGCCACCCTGTTTGCATTGGGATTAGCTTTAGGAACAACCATAGCTGTTGGGATGTTGTTTTTTATCCAG atgaAAATAATTCTCAGAAACAAAACTTCTATTGAATCATGGATTgaagaaaag GCTAAAGATCGAATTCAGTATTACCAACTAGATGAAGTCTTTGTTTTTCCCTACGATATGGGAAGTAGATGGAAGAACTTTAAACAGGTATTTACGTGGTCAGGGGTCCCTGAAGGAGATGGGCTCGCGTGGCCGATAAGAGAAGGCTGTCACCAGTACGACTTAACA ATTGAACAGTTGAAACAAAAAGCAGATAAGAGAGTCAGAAGT GTTCGGTATAGAGTAATAGAAGATTACAGTGGTGCCTGCTGTCCTTTGAATAAGGGAATCAAAACCTTCTTCACAAGTCCCTGCACTGAAGAGCCTCGAATAAGGCTACAGAGAGGGGAATTCATTTTGGCCACAAGAGGGTTACG ATACTGGTTGTATGGAGATAAAATTCTCGATGATTCCTTTGTAGAAG gTGTTTCAAGGATACGAGGCTGGTTCCCTAGAAACTGTGTGGAGAAGTGTCCCTGTGATGCTGAAACAGATCAAGCCCCAGAGGGCGAGAAGAAAAATAGATAG
- the ZDHHC6 gene encoding palmitoyltransferase ZDHHC6 isoform X2: MPCLLVLALSLWGGNRKILRIACTSSIVKSAKHTRLHGHITAESVTAPLGCIHAAFIFVMTMYTQLYNRLSFGWNTVKIDMSAARRDPLPLIPFGLAAFAATLFALGLALGTTIAVGMLFFIQMKIILRNKTSIESWIEEKAKDRIQYYQLDEVFVFPYDMGSRWKNFKQVFTWSGVPEGDGLAWPIREGCHQYDLTIEQLKQKADKRVRSVRYRVIEDYSGACCPLNKGIKTFFTSPCTEEPRIRLQRGEFILATRGLRYWLYGDKILDDSFVEGVSRIRGWFPRNCVEKCPCDAETDQAPEGEKKNR, translated from the exons ATGCCATGTTTATTGGTCCTGGCTTTGTCCCTTTGGGGTGGAAACCG GAAAATTCTCAGGATAGCATGTACCTCCAGTATTGTAAAGTCTGCCAAGCATACAAGGCTCCACGGTCACATCACTGCAGAAAGTGTAACAG CACCGCTGGGTTGTATTCATGCTGCCTTCATTTTTGTTATGACTATGTATACCCAGCTTTATAATCGG CTCTCCTTTGGGTGGAACACGGTAAAGATTGATATGAGTGCGGCCCGCAGAGATCCTCTTCCACTTATTCCCTTTGGATTAGCAGCATTCGCGGCCACCCTGTTTGCATTGGGATTAGCTTTAGGAACAACCATAGCTGTTGGGATGTTGTTTTTTATCCAG atgaAAATAATTCTCAGAAACAAAACTTCTATTGAATCATGGATTgaagaaaag GCTAAAGATCGAATTCAGTATTACCAACTAGATGAAGTCTTTGTTTTTCCCTACGATATGGGAAGTAGATGGAAGAACTTTAAACAGGTATTTACGTGGTCAGGGGTCCCTGAAGGAGATGGGCTCGCGTGGCCGATAAGAGAAGGCTGTCACCAGTACGACTTAACA ATTGAACAGTTGAAACAAAAAGCAGATAAGAGAGTCAGAAGT GTTCGGTATAGAGTAATAGAAGATTACAGTGGTGCCTGCTGTCCTTTGAATAAGGGAATCAAAACCTTCTTCACAAGTCCCTGCACTGAAGAGCCTCGAATAAGGCTACAGAGAGGGGAATTCATTTTGGCCACAAGAGGGTTACG ATACTGGTTGTATGGAGATAAAATTCTCGATGATTCCTTTGTAGAAG gTGTTTCAAGGATACGAGGCTGGTTCCCTAGAAACTGTGTGGAGAAGTGTCCCTGTGATGCTGAAACAGATCAAGCCCCAGAGGGCGAGAAGAAAAATAGATAG